The Coffea arabica cultivar ET-39 chromosome 2c, Coffea Arabica ET-39 HiFi, whole genome shotgun sequence genome includes the window ttAATTTAAAAAAGTATTCAAATGTAAGAATGTAATACTACATATATAAGTGTTTACATTCACAAAAGGTTTACTAATACCAATCATTcacatatgtgtgtgtgtgtgtgtgtgtgagaaaTTAATGAAGGAAACTAAATCTTCTTTTGGTTTTTAATATTTGGAAGGATTTGTGGGATGTTGGAGCTCGACGAATCGGAGTTGTTGGGCTGCCACCGATGGGTTGTTTGCCGGTTGTCATTACCATCTACGCCGATCACCCCCTAACGAGTCGCGGCTGCGTCGAAAGTATGTCGTCCGTCGCTCAGGATTACAATCGGAAACTCCAGAACCAACTGAACGCCACCCAAATCAGATTAGCAGCTAATGGTTCTCGAATTGCCTATCTGGACGTCTATGGGCCATTGGCAGAAATTACATCCCAAGGCCGTAAATATGGTTAGTccccccattttttataagctAGCTATGTTGAAGGATTTCATAaaccaccatttttttttcctttttttttgtcatgaCTTAATTAATCACTTTCCAAGACTAATAATTAACCCATTTAATTTTAGTGTTTTTCTAAAGGGGGTATTCGTTAATATGCATTTTGCTTAACTTTGAATTATTAGGTTTGTGAGAGTCACAGATTGAACTGCCAATTTATTGTGTACGTGTAGATTTTGACGAGGTTAGCAGAGGTTGTTGCGGCACGGGGTGGCTTGAAACATCATTTATGTGCAACCCCAGGTCGTTCGTTTGCCCGGATGCATCCAAGTACGTGTTTTGGGACTCAATCCACCCAACCGAGAAATCATACGGCCTTGTCTTTCAAGCCCGTCGGCCTACGATTGATTACATTGTCAGTGATTAATGCTTCCTTCGTTAACCTCTCTATTCCTGCACTAATTCAAATTATACCTCAAGTAAATGTCTATCGACTTAATTATCTGAAAAAAGCTAGAGTTCATTCATCTCAGTTTGGTTATTCGTCGAATTCGCAATAAAGAAACCGCTTTTGCATTTCAATAATATCTCTTCTAACAATTCATTTCATGAGTACAATTAATAAACGACGACTGCACTCAAGAATTtgcaacccttttttttttttttttatcctcaaCTCAATGCATAATTAGcagccctttttctttttggagcTTAATTTCTTTCAGCATAGCAAACTCACAAGATGGCTAAGCAAAACAATTCTTTCCTCAATTGAGAAGATCAACACTGATTGTTTTTAAAGCTTCATCAGCAAGAATCCCGTACAGGCTCTCTGTGAAGTGAACTGCATCCCAAAACACATACTTTGTCCGGTCGGAGCACGTAGCCAAACCCCGGCAGGTGGCGCCATATTCATAGGTTCCTGTCCCACAACAGCCCTTTAATGCCTCTGTAAAACCTGCACAAAAAATCCCGTCTCATCATTAATCATTCCTAATTAATTGCCTCGTAAATAGTAAATACTACTAACCATATGATTTTGGATTCTGAATTACTGTTCCTATGATGGCGTATATGTCCAGAAAGGAAGTTTTAAGCCCCAGGGACCCTTTTAAGCTTGTCAACTCTTGCCTTAACTTTGTACCGAATGAAAGGGCCAATTTGTTCAATGCTTCGTCGCATTTGGTCTCACCCCGAAACGTCAATACTAGTGGGAGGCAGCCAAGAGGGGGAACTCCCACTACCACTACTCTTCTTGCTCCTATAGAGTGCATTTCCTGCAAAAGACATACTGTTGAGGTCATTATAAATCATTTTGAAGTTTTGTGTCGCAAGTCTGACTTCACTTGGTTCTCAATTAATACAACTATGAAGTCCTTGTCGTGTATAAATGGGATTTTCTTacatttgtcaaaaaaaaaaatcagtggGGCTGGCTTTAAGTGGTGGTTGATTatgattattaaaaaaaattggatagTTTAAGGtccaaagaaaattaatttacCTGTcaggattgcaatttttttttttacaataataGTTAAAAAacactgtaacactttttttttttttttttttgaaatatgtgATCGAGTAAGAAGGTAGCTAGCAAATGTTTTAAAGTAAATATTTCCAAAGAACTCCAAAAGAAacattttcccccaaaaagcTAAAACTTCAATCGAGCACTTAATTAGATAGTTCAATGGTTTAAGAACCAAAATAATTTTGCCAAAAAGTTAAGGGACCACATGCATTATAATTTTCCGATCGAGGGCAGACGCACCTTGATGGCACTAGACATAGAAGTGATCAAGAAATCTTCGTATTGTGCCACACTGAATTGTTTTGAACGTACAGGTTCCAGAAAGTAGTTTTGGAGGAAATCATTGGTTCCCATACTTAAAACAAAAACAGCATTGTTTATAAGTTCTTCAGCTTTGGTTGCTCCCACCAGCCGCCTCAGGTGTATCATGTAATGCTTGAGATACTCCATTTGTTTGGACAAGGATATAACACTCTGCCCCACAATTTATAAgcaaaaaagagaagagaaaattaatcaagttacagtttttttttttttaaaaaaaaaaaaaatcaaccaataaaTTGAAGAGAAATTGGGTCTTTCATCATATAATTACTGAGAGATTTGCTGTGAGATCATCGTAACCCGAAGCTGCTGATGCAAAACTAATGCCATGCAACATGTCTATCTTGTTCAGATGTGGGTCGAGGAAACCTCGTATAATCTTCTTGTACCCTAGTGCCTCCGCtgcaaaattccaaaaaaaaaaaataataataaaaaaaaaagaacgaaACACAGAAaagctttttctttctttttttttttttttgaaaataacaCAGAAAAGCTTTGAGTGATACATACAACATAACTAACAAAATAAGGCAAACGAGTAATATTGTCAGGTTACCAACCAATATAACATTCTCAGGTGTGCTGAGTTTATGGTGACATGCAATAAATGAAACACGTGGTAATTACTTACAATAGATTATAGTACTAAAACAAAAATGCATGCACTACGCCATTAAACAAAGAGGTTAATTATATTTACCATCCCTAAAGTTTGGCAAATTACTAATTAAACCTTAGAGTCTGACCAAATAGCAGTCGAACCCATTTGGTAGTTTTTGGTCGAGTTTGAGGCCCTAATCATGACCTCcgtgaaaataaaaaaacaagccTGAAGTAAAAAATTTTACAGAATTTGGGCTCAGATCATGAGACGGTGGTGGCCTACAAATGGCGGAGACAAAAGGCAACATTGCTGCTACTGCtaaagtttttagaaaatttgcaAAAGAAGGAGATCAACAAagtaaaatagaaaagaaaaataagagaaaggcACATGACGATTTAGAAAGACTACATCGTTTGGTACTTGTAAGATTTTGGTCATCTCATCTATTTCGTCTCGGATATTTGACGGAAGTTATTCATACGAGGAAATCTGTTATTTGGCCAAACCTCGGGGTTCAAACTGTAGATTGGTTAAATTTTGAGgaaggtaaatgtaattaacccttaaaaAAAGAGACACCCTATTATAGTAGCATGTAATTTAATcccattttttctcaaattttatGGGATTTTGGGGAGCAAGATGTTTTAACTTACTTACCTATGAAATCTGTAGCAAGTCTGCCATTAGTAAACCTTCCAGAAGGGCGGCCATTGATGAAATCCTTCCCATAAGGTGGGAAGTTGCCTTTATTTGTAGTGTCAAGACGATTATTGTTGCCTGGATCAACACTAGAATCTCCAAAAACCAACACACATGTCATGTTGTTTTTGGCTGCCAGTAGTCTCAGCTGACTAATGTCAACGGCTTCTGTGAGGCCAAATGCTGCCATGGCCAAGAACAGAATCGCCATTTTCATCAGACCCATAGTTAGCTAGCTAGCTAGCTCATCCAGTTTCGAATTTGATGCCTTTGCAGAAACTGGAGTTCAAGAATGCAatgggagttttttttttttttttttttttctgttgatTCTGAAAACACAGAAACATTTCTCTTTAACGGCCTACGATGCATTAAATTTTGTTAGGTGGCACATTGAAAGTTTGTACGACAAAGTCGTGTGAAATCCTTTGTGTTCCGGTCTACTTTAGTAGCAGAAACTATTAAGCAATTCAACTCAATTGTTTACCCTTCATAAATGGGCCACTTTTAATTCAAGACGTTTAGTGAGAAATGCACCAATAATATAACCATTGTTGGACTCCACAAGTGAGAAATGCCATATGAAATTGGATTTGGAACGTAGGCACCAAATTAAAATGCCTCAAGACTTGACGGCAATGACCAAAAACATGAGACGAGAGTTTAAGCTGGAGCTTTTGAtcattttctctctttgtttttGATATCAATTGGGACCATTTGGTTGAGTGGGGTTGGATTCCAGGTTGGAACATGAAAATAAAGGTTTAGCAGTGTTGCACAAGGATTTTACATTACTTTGACATTGAACGAATTGCATTGATTAAGTAGACCCAGAGTTGTTCAACCAACTGGAAAATCATATTGCCCTTCAATGAGTACCAACCTGCCAGGGCAGACGGGATCCTCTGTCTAATATTTTGTGTACATTTTTCTGTCCAATACAAAATTACGTAGTTTCATTTATTATATTTGCTGATGTGACacgtaaaaaaaagaaagtggaAACAAAATAGGGCGCAGATAAAGGCTCAAATTAATGCAGCTTCTCAACTCATTTGCTGGAGTTTTGGACAACCTGTGTGCACCTTCCTAATCAAGGACAGGGACTTTCAAAATtgttaccattttttttttttttttgtttcttcactTTGTTTGGGATGGTTGTATACCTATCTATAGTACTCCATATAAAACTGTATTAAATGATTTacgttttgatttttttttttttttttttacttttgtgaTCTGCCTAGCTAATATGTCCTTAATTGAAAGATTGTAACTTCTTAATGTGATGGACAAACAAGTCATTACAAAGATAATGGGAGGGGAAGAGATGGGTTGGGTGGTAAGAAGGGAGGGAGCGTATATAAGTGAAAACTTCTGGTTCGACTCTTTCCATTtacacttaaaaataaaagtcaTTAAAATGATAAATGCATTTGTTTATTAAATTTTGGGAACACTTCTGTATCTAAGTAGAAATCTACCTAACAAAAACTTTTGTACATCTCTGTCAAATTGCGACTAGAAAAtctattgttggaaaatttcttCATGGAAGTAGAGATCTTCCCAACAGAGACTTCAATTGAAAACTAGAAATTTATCATCATTCAAAGTATAATTACACTTGGGACCCTAATAGAAGATAGAAGCACCGtgttatttttttccctttttttttttttgttgtgggCTAGAAACAGATCAGCATCCatataaaaagttgaaaacaaGCTCTTTTAAGGAAGGCTATCGTTATTGGCCAAGACTTCACAGGATCGAGGGTCAGATAACAATTATCGACAAGGTGATTTTTTTTTGCCTCCCTCGTATCCTTCTATATATAAAGCATGAGGCGGGGGTTTAGTGTTAAAATTTTGTGtcatttttgaagttttgaatTTTACCCCTATAAAAAAGTGTAATGGAAGGATCAAGACAAGAAtataaaatagagaaatttATACTGGCGTTGACCATTTTTTATCGACTTTCTAtgattttcttaacaaattatCAGTTAGGCATGCCAATCAGTGGCTTACGTGATTTCAGTGGCATGTCATTGATGTTCTATTGGACACTACCATGATTTGGATGACAGCCTTCCTTTCCCATTCCATGAACTCAGATACATTTCTTGTATGACAGCCTCCTCATTAAGCCATGCAAGACTAAGGGGAGGAACATGTACACCCTTATTTACCCAGGGAAAAAACATACAGCAGGAGTAGATAGAAGAGAACAGAATTGGAATGACATTGAAATTAAAGCTGACAAGAGGAGCTTCATGCATCAACTCAGAACCAAGCACGTTTGCACTcccatatatgtgtgtgtgtgtgtgtgtgtatatatgtgtgtgtgtgttagaATAAGATATCCTAACTTTAGGCTTTCTGGTTTGTCAtgctccttttcttttgtaacTAGAAAAAGTAAACCATATAGCTAGCTAATACTATAGTTTACTCTTGATGTCACTCTGTTGTTTATTAATTAGCTGAAGAAGTGCTGGAAAATAGGATACAAACACGAAGTTCCTAGAAATAAAGATTCTATTTTATCGATGTTTGTCAAAAATAATCATATGATTGCCAAGCTTTACACAGTTAACCACAGACGGAAATGCAACAGCGTTTTAAAAGGCATTACTTGCTTTTGCTTAGcacatataaaaatttaaataaaattaaaagctgCATACCTTTATGGCCTTAATTACGGATCAGACacaggaaggaaaaagaaaaaaaaaaaagcgtgaTGTTGAGTCATTGAAATCTTAGATTGAACAAGAAACAAACCGGAGGACCTAATTTAAATATTTCACCAGGTAACCATGTGAGGCCCCGATGCCGTCCCATATGGAGAGTATAGAGGATATTCAATGAATACAAGTCCCAACCCATGGGCCATTCAATAATTTGGACTACTATTTTTAACCCGTGTTTTCACTCTTCGAACCAGCCCTTGAGCCCGGAGCATTACAAATGATACTAAAGCAAATTTTGCATGGTCTCTGCACAATGTGAGCATTACAAAATAATGTTTAAAATCATTATTAGCTTAACCACTCATTATGTTGACAATAACATCCGTTGTAGTCTAGATGGTTAGGATACTCGGCTCTCACCCGAGAGACCCGGGTTCGAGTCCCGGCAACGGAACCTTTTTGTTTAGTTGCCTTCACATTTTGCTCGATTTATGGCTGGAGGGTGGCTCCTTCAAACAATTCTTTTCCTAGtttccttccttccttgcttggtttattttgtttgtttttccgCCCCTGAAGCAACTTCAATTTTGGCGGGAACAGACCCAAAAACAAGCAGTAAGTAACAAATGCCCCTACCTTCTCAAGTTACTGTGCTGGGGCTTCAAATTTTGTAGAAGACAAAGGAAAGAGGGGTTtggcagaagaagaagaatactACTGGTACAGAATAAAGATGGAGACGCGCAAAAGAGGAAGAGGACTTGGAGCAAACAGGGAAGGCGGAAGAGGAAATCAGAATAAATACCAGAAGAATGAGAGTAATTTCAACAGGGGGAGGGGTGGGCGtgtgggtttggaagaaaatacTCTGGCAATCCTTGACACCTCTTCCTCCGCCTCTTTCCACCACCTCCTCGACGACCGTGAGTAGAAGTAATTCTTTTATGAAGGATGGAGtattaattttgtgaattttgttcgTATTAATTTTTTGGTATTGTCCATCCATTTTCAGGGCTTGCTTTTCTGGACGCAGTTCGGTCGGCATCTTTGGTTCCTGAAAACGACAATCCCCCAACTAAGTACATgttttcttttgtcaaatttctcGTCTTTTAATGCACATGATTTATATTTTTCCTGTTTGATTAAGTCATTAAAAGTTcacgaagaaaagaaaaaggagatggAATTATATCCGTAATTGGATATGGATTGTTGATGACCATATTTTTTGGGTATTCTTTTTCCTGAATAATTTTTAGTGGGGATTTCTGTGTaagattgagtttttttttttttttttatcttttatattGAGCCACTTGATTAACTGTCACAATAtgtttctatatatatattttagaagTTTTGCTCATAATATAGAAAAGAATGGGGAGGGGGACTGGGAAAGGTCAAAATCAAATGCTCAGTGTAAGAGAAGGAGCAAAAACCCTCACCATCCTCAGGTTTTTAATCAGATCTTGGTGTTTAATACATATGTGATTATTTTCAACTGATCAAAAGTGAAGTTCTTTTGTGGAAATATTACTTTAGCAACTGAGTTGGATTGCATATTTGCTGTTTCTTTATTACTGATTCAAGCAGTGGACATGATTCTGATCAATTGAAGTTTTAAGGTTACATTggttgtttgagttgaaaattggTGCTCTATTAGATCTTTACGAGCTGCATAGATTGGAATGACCTCCTCGGGATGTCTTCTTGACTTTTCTAATGTACAAGTTCTTTGAGATTTCGAAGTACCAAAATATCAGCGTGATTATTATGGAGAACTTTTAGATGCGGCTGATCACCCATTGAAATTAGACTGTTCTATCTCTTGGTCTCAATTTAGAGGTGGCCGTGATTGTTTCTTGATCACCCTTACTTGTGTTCATGAATCTATGTGTACATCAAGTTATGAACTCGATTGTTTGTAGCATTTAGGGAACTTAGACTCTGTCATCTTATGTGCCACTGATGTGACCATGCTTTCAAAACAGTTATATCATGTCTTTTTCTGTGGTTGAAAACTGGTAAAATAACTTCTTTGGTTTATGCTGAAACTTCTAAAGCACATTTATCCCAGGTTTTTGGCTGACTGACTAATTTTGGAATTCTGATTATACAGAAAAATGTTTGTGGcggtttttcaaattttgaaggATGAAAGTTCACTTGATCTGATAATTGCTAGTTATCAACTTCTTTTTGAGTTGAATAAGGTACTATTTGGTCATTCTTTTTATGACATTCTAAAGTTTAGGTTTAATCAAGCTTATCCTTCATTACAGCGATATCCGTGGGTATACTTGCCTAAGATGGAAAAGTCAGAGTCATCCACACCCTCTAAAGTACATTGTGGACTTATTGTGGCTGAAGAGGTAACTGTTCTATTTCTGATTGGAGCTATCTTCTTTATGTCAATGACTGATTTTTTGTTTGTTCAAAACACATAATAGCACTCTCTGCTGCATGCCAGGCTTGGTCTCCTTTTGGTTGTAATGAGAGGGATGAAGCTACTGATACCTCAGGTGGATCAATCAACCCCCTTGTAAGTTGTATTGCTATCGTGCCTGCATTTTATTATTCATCTCATATAGAATTCTAACAAACTGCTTGAATATCTTCCACTTGGCTTATATCCTCCATTTCATTATTCTTTAATTGCCAATGGTTGCCCATAATACTTTGATTGACATAAGTTCTTACTTTCCTATGCTAACGAAGTACTTTGTTTTGGTTTCAGGCCTTCCATTCTCTGATGCAAGATATTGCTAAAGGAGCTACTGAGGAAAGGCGCAACACAATAGAAATAAAGGTCAGTTACTACCCCATGTCATCTTGCAATGTCATTGAGCTTTTGTTGCTTGAAAGTTTAGTTTTCACTTACCAAGCTGCATGAAGTGCCAATGTTTAACAGCAGGATTGGAGTTTTTCTTGACATCTAGAACTATATATTCACAATGTGCAAATTCTCATCTGTCGTATCATTTTCTTGCAGTCACTGCAGAACATGTTACTGTTTCAATATCTTGTTAATGTTCTTGAAGGAGATCTTTTCCCTCGAATTCATGCATTTAAAGGTAAAATTGCAGTTGAATTTGTGACATGTGATTAATGTCTATACTTTGTTAATTGGATCATTATCTTTGCTGCAGAAAGTTTAAACTGGATTCTTTTGAGGGAGTGCATCCTTAACAAGATTCTAGTATGCTTTTCTATTCTTTGGTTTCAGTTCTCATAACTGTTCATGTTTTTCTCATTATGTACTATACAATATTCACCCTGTAAGTTCTGCTTCCATCATACTGCAGGGGTCCAGGAAACTATCTTACAAAGATTTAATTAAGGACTGCATGTCTCTCATAGGTGATCTTTCTTGTGATAAGACTAAAATCACTTGTGATCAGAAAGGGAAAAGAACTTCTTTGGCGGAGCTACAGAAGGATTGTCATGGCCCTTTAGAGTTAGCTTTACCCGAAGTAGAAAAGAATACATGTCTTGCCCTGAAGAAACTTCTGCAGATGGTTAGTTGAGAAGCTCTCCATTGTAGGGACATCTTGAATTTGTGCCTTtagtgattgtgaaatttttggaCCATTCAGATTATGGAGCTAGATTCATCAAGGAACATAGCAGATATGACTGGCCTTATCACCAGAGCAGATGGGGCAAGGTATTTTCCTCTTCTTTATCGATAACACAGTGCATCTATGTCTTAACTTTGACCATTCAGTTAAAAGGTTCTGGCTTTTCGATGTGGTGCAGGATTCCAGCTGCAGAGATCATTTTAAATGAGCTTTCATACAGTAGTGATCtccttttctcattttttctgGTGCTCAGCCATagtctctctcttctctctctctctctttcacaTGCAATGCTCACACACGTATGCATGCACGCTGCATTGCTGGAGAATAACTGAAACCAAAGAAGTAATGAATGCACATACCAACAATGGAAATTGTACTTGATTAGGTTTTTAAGAAGTGTCCGGCAGATCTTAGTTCAGTAACTTTGCTACCTTTATGTGTGAGCATGTTTGTCTTTGCTGTGCATTTGGGGAAGATTTTGCAGAGTGGGGCAACTGGGGGCCAGAAGGCAATAGATTTCCCTGTTTGGCAGGAGTTGAGAAGAAGGGGATGGGAAAATGAAAGCAGAACATCAGGGGAGGGTCAACCCTTCTCAATGCCTTTTCATATTTCTAACTTCTCCATCTCAGAAGCTGTGTTAAATTAGCcttcaaatgataaaattagaCACAATTGGCAGTAACTCAATGTTCAGTATGAATTGgtaaaactctttttttttttttctgtaattAGTTAGAGTCCTAACAAAGAACTGAAACTTTGGTGAAGGGTTTTAAAACCTCTCCCAGCCCTTTCATCTCTCGCTCCTTTAATTATGATACCCTAGAACTTGTTTGGTGGTGTTTTCGGAACTGTTTTCTCTCTGTCAGTCTGGCAGGTGGGAACCAAGCTGGTACTGAATTTGTTTACTTTGGTGCATTGATGATGACAGCTCTTCGATGAACCTGAGTGGAAGCTAAAAACCATTGTGCAGTACTTTCAGAAGTATATTCCAAAGGTAAACTGGATAatccaattcttttctttaattcaaaAGCTTTGCATGATGGATGATCTATGAATTGTGTGATGATCAAATTGTGAACTCTTGTTTGTCCAAATTATGTCTCCAAAATACCAATGTCCTGTTCCTCGCATTCTTCGACAAACCTACATGACATGGTTGTCCTTTAGATCCTTGACACATTCAATTTGGATATTCATTCTATTTCTGCTGTGCTGAAATGGAAAGGGTTATTCTGCTGTATTACCATGAATGTATTGGTTGTGTACTGTGCTTGATTTGCATTAAAAAATCTGCTGATTAAGGGTTTTCTGTTTGTCTTAGCCTAAAAACTTCATGAAATACTTCCATAACATTTATCTTGTAAAGAATTGTATACAATATCCAGACATTTGGAGCCTTCTCTCTTCTCTTAAGTTCACTAGCCATTAGAAGATACATTTTGCTTGTAGGGTCATTTTTAACATTTACAGGGAAATGAAAGGTTGTTTCAGGAATTACTTACTACCTTCTTTCTTAAATGGTCTGCCTGCTTTTCCATGGAATTACCTGGACAAAGTTTTTTGACTTGCAACTTTTTAGGCTGTAAACTAGACAAGTAGAGAATTCATTTACCTCTCAACCAGTCAAATCAGACACTGATATGTTGTTAATTTCTCTACTTTTTGTTGATTGCAAATTCTGAACTCTCATGTCTCTTTCTGTATTCGCAATTCTTAGATTATTACCTGCCTGGAATTGTTGGAATGGTTATTGACCATTAGCATTGCAACTCTCATGTTATATTTACTCTCATGTTATATTTTATATAACAGTCTTCTATCCGAACAAGGCGGTCTAATGGCTCAAGTAGTGATGCAACTTTTGATGGGATATTGAAGTGCTTTTCAAATGAAAACAGCGCAAAAGGAATCATTAAGAAAATGAGGCCAGACGTCACTCAATTGCTTTTAGCGCATGGCTTTCAGGTGAACAATAAAATTGTTGTAGATGTCTTGCTTAATTTCCAGATTGCATATACGGGGATTGCAGTGTTGTAGCTCTAGAAATGGATAGAAGTAGGTTTGATAGAAATCCTAAAATCAAGCTTAGAGTAATTACAGAGTTTCAACTTTACCCCTGGCATCCCCCCCTTCCCCGGGG containing:
- the LOC113726101 gene encoding GDSL esterase/lipase At5g45950-like; amino-acid sequence: MGLMKMAILFLAMAAFGLTEAVDISQLRLLAAKNNMTCVLVFGDSSVDPGNNNRLDTTNKGNFPPYGKDFINGRPSGRFTNGRLATDFIAEALGYKKIIRGFLDPHLNKIDMLHGISFASAASGYDDLTANLSSVISLSKQMEYLKHYMIHLRRLVGATKAEELINNAVFVLSMGTNDFLQNYFLEPVRSKQFSVAQYEDFLITSMSSAIKEMHSIGARRVVVVGVPPLGCLPLVLTFRGETKCDEALNKLALSFGTKLRQELTSLKGSLGLKTSFLDIYAIIGTVIQNPKSYGFTEALKGCCGTGTYEYGATCRGLATCSDRTKYVFWDAVHFTESLYGILADEALKTISVDLLN
- the LOC113726102 gene encoding negative regulator of systemic acquired resistance SNI1-like isoform X3, with amino-acid sequence MEKSESSTPSKVHCGLIVAEEAWSPFGCNERDEATDTSGGSINPLAFHSLMQDIAKGATEERRNTIEIKSLQNMLLFQYLVNVLEGDLFPRIHAFKESLNWILLRECILNKILGSRKLSYKDLIKDCMSLIGDLSCDKTKITCDQKGKRTSLAELQKDCHGPLELALPEVEKNTCLALKKLLQMIMELDSSRNIADMTGLITRADGARIPAAEIILNELSYSSDLLFSFFLLFDEPEWKLKTIVQYFQKYIPKSSIRTRRSNGSSSDATFDGILKCFSNENSAKGIIKKMRPDVTQLLLAHGFQAFLSLSSKHSVEDASDSKQDVRGSSIMEICENVVSAFACFRKEDKQFTFSPFSREALFTAASVLSTGARS
- the LOC113726102 gene encoding negative regulator of systemic acquired resistance SNI1-like isoform X2 — translated: METRKRGRGLGANREGGRGNQNKYQKNESNFNRGRGGRVGLEENTLAILDTSSSASFHHLLDDRLAFLDAVRSASLVPENDNPPTKFNQAYPSLQRYPWVYLPKMEKSESSTPSKVHCGLIVAEEAWSPFGCNERDEATDTSGGSINPLAFHSLMQDIAKGATEERRNTIEIKSLQNMLLFQYLVNVLEGDLFPRIHAFKESLNWILLRECILNKILGSRKLSYKDLIKDCMSLIGDLSCDKTKITCDQKGKRTSLAELQKDCHGPLELALPEVEKNTCLALKKLLQMIMELDSSRNIADMTGLITRADGARIPAAEIILNELSYSSDLLFSFFLLFDEPEWKLKTIVQYFQKYIPKSSIRTRRSNGSSSDATFDGILKCFSNENSAKGIIKKMRPDVTQLLLAHGFQAFLSLSSKHSVEDASDSKQDVRGSSIMEICENVVSAFACFRKEDKQFTFSPFSREALFTAASVLSTGARS
- the LOC113726102 gene encoding negative regulator of systemic acquired resistance SNI1-like isoform X1; amino-acid sequence: METRKRGRGLGANREGGRGNQNKYQKNESNFNRGRGGRVGLEENTLAILDTSSSASFHHLLDDRLAFLDAVRSASLVPENDNPPTKKMFVAVFQILKDESSLDLIIASYQLLFELNKRYPWVYLPKMEKSESSTPSKVHCGLIVAEEAWSPFGCNERDEATDTSGGSINPLAFHSLMQDIAKGATEERRNTIEIKSLQNMLLFQYLVNVLEGDLFPRIHAFKESLNWILLRECILNKILGSRKLSYKDLIKDCMSLIGDLSCDKTKITCDQKGKRTSLAELQKDCHGPLELALPEVEKNTCLALKKLLQMIMELDSSRNIADMTGLITRADGARIPAAEIILNELSYSSDLLFSFFLLFDEPEWKLKTIVQYFQKYIPKSSIRTRRSNGSSSDATFDGILKCFSNENSAKGIIKKMRPDVTQLLLAHGFQAFLSLSSKHSVEDASDSKQDVRGSSIMEICENVVSAFACFRKEDKQFTFSPFSREALFTAASVLSTGARS